One window from the genome of Deinococcus sp. NW-56 encodes:
- a CDS encoding 23S rRNA (pseudouridine(1915)-N(3))-methyltransferase RlmH, producing the protein MRLHLITVGDPKLAYAKAGWDEYAGRLGRYHKLRVTRVTGKTQAAESGAIARAAGKAPLVLLDPRGRQFSSEGLAAFLEAEAVSGTGELAFAVGGPDGHTDALRAGARRLWSLGDLTLPHDLAMIVLVEALYRASTITAGEPYHRG; encoded by the coding sequence ATGCGCCTGCACCTCATCACCGTCGGGGACCCCAAGCTCGCCTACGCGAAGGCGGGCTGGGACGAGTACGCGGGGCGGCTGGGGCGCTACCACAAGCTGCGCGTGACACGGGTGACGGGCAAGACCCAGGCCGCCGAGAGTGGGGCGATCGCGCGGGCGGCGGGCAAGGCCCCGCTGGTGCTGCTCGACCCGCGCGGGCGGCAATTCAGCAGCGAGGGGCTGGCCGCCTTTCTGGAGGCCGAGGCCGTGAGCGGCACGGGCGAACTCGCCTTCGCGGTGGGCGGGCCGGACGGGCATACCGACGCGCTGCGGGCCGGGGCACGGCGGCTGTGGAGCCTGGGCGACCTGACGCTGCCCCACGACCTCGCCATGATCGTGCTGGTGGAAGCGCTCTACCGGGCCTCCACGATCACGGCGGGGGAACCGTACCACCGGGGGTAA